TAGTGCTTTCCATTTTTACACGCCGGTTACCAGTTAAAAGTTGTTGCATTAGAGCTTTTTTCTCTTGATGCAATACAGTGGCAATAGCTTTGAATTTAGCTATTTCTTCATCCATTGTCCTTAATATGATCCCTATAGTTCGTTGTGTCTGGATTGAAGGAACATGCACTGTCATTTGGCGAAAATATCGCTGGGAGAGCACATAGCGTTGTCCGCTCCCTTCACACAACTGATATGCCTGTCTAAAAAAATGAGGGGATTTGAATGCGTAAGCACTGAAGTTTAAATCCCACAACTCATGAAGACGAAGCCTGACAACATGATAACTGTATACCGATCCACAGATATTCTCGGTAGCAACTGCGGAATGTGCAATATCACTTCGTGTTTCAGAAGATGGGGTAAAAAAAATATCTCCTTTTTGGATATCGCAACTTGCAATTTGACGATCTGGGGCAGTAACCCAGTGATCTAAATCCTTGTCAAAAATATAATCCTTGTTTAAAACATCAAGATAATTCAGGAGCCTAACAGATTTCTCATCAGCCTTCGTTTTCTTATCCACACCAGCACCAGAGATTTCTCCAAGCTCACCAATAGATACTTCTGACCAACTTTCCCCAAAAACCCTTTCCTCACCAAAAAACAACTGCTGCATCAGTGCTTTTTTTTGAGCTTGACTGTTGGAAATAAGCTCTTCCACAACTTCAATAGCTTGATCCCAAGTAGAAAGGATTTTAGCTATTTTGCGTTGCTCAAACAGCGGTGGCGCTACTATACGTAGTTTTTTTACATCATTGGAGTTAATTGCGGGATAATTCGAACCAACTACAAGCGCATGAAACTGTGCTCGTAACTGGTGAGTGAAAAGAAGATGAAATATGTATGATTCTTCAAAAGATTTGTTTAATTTGACCACTGCAAACCCTGTAGAAGCAATACATTTTCGGTGATCGGAACCCACCCTAGCGAAACCCAGAAGATTGGGTCTTACCGTTGAAATCAGGATATCTCCTTCTCCAACAATACGCCGAGCCCGCGATGGAGCATCTGCAAACTTACACTTCTCTAGTGGCCCAACAATTCTTCCAGGTTCTACATTGGACAATGAGATATATTCAAACTCGAAGTCAGGTTTGGTTTTCGATCCAAGGTTTTGCAGATCAATCTCGGCAATATCCCCCAAGAGCACCTCACGCCATCCATCAATCATACCAGACCTCTTTTTGGGGTTTAGTTATCTTGGTCAACTGATTTTTACTCATAGCCTAATTCTTTTAAGTATCCCTCCATTTCTATTTCCAGCTTAGCCAACTGGGCTTTTAGTTTTTCCCGTTCTTTCTTAACGGTCATTAGATCAATTTCCTCTTCCTCCTCAAAGGTATTGACATAGCGAGGAATGTTGAGGTTATAATCGTTTCCCCTGATTTCATCGACTGTTGCCAGATACGCATATTTATCGAGATGCTCTCGATTATGGCAAGTAACAACTATCTTTTTGATATTTTCCTCTGTTAGCTGATTCTGGTTCTTACCGTCCTTGTACTCACGGCTGGCTTCCACAAAAAGTACATCCGTGTTCGGCTTGTTACACCTGAACACTAATATCGCAGCGGGAATCCCAGTGCCGTAAAACAGTTTTTCCGGCAGACCAATAACGATATCCAACAGATTTTCTTCAATGAGTCGCTTTCTGATTTTACCTTCGGACGCACCGCGGAATAATACACCGTGTGGCACAACAATACCCATACGTCCGGTTCTGGGTTTGAGAGTTTCGATCATGTGTAGAACAAAGGCGTAATCTCCTCTGGTCTTTGGTGGCAAACCACGCCGAAAACGACCGAACCTATCCTCCTCCGCCTTTTCTCGACCCCATTTGTCAAGACTGAACGGAGGATTAGCAACAACAACATCAAAAAGCTTCAGTCCATTCTCATCGCCAAGAAGTTTAGGATTGCGTATAGTATCACCCCATTCTATACGGTGATTGTCTTCACCATGAAGGAACATATTCATCTTAGCAAGCGCCCAAGTGCTACCAATGGCCTCTTGGCCGTAAAGTGAGTAATGTTTGTGAGAAATATCGCTTGTTTTTTGAA
The DNA window shown above is from Candidatus Dadabacteria bacterium and carries:
- a CDS encoding restriction endonuclease subunit S — its product is MIDGWREVLLGDIAEIDLQNLGSKTKPDFEFEYISLSNVEPGRIVGPLEKCKFADAPSRARRIVGEGDILISTVRPNLLGFARVGSDHRKCIASTGFAVVKLNKSFEESYIFHLLFTHQLRAQFHALVVGSNYPAINSNDVKKLRIVAPPLFEQRKIAKILSTWDQAIEVVEELISNSQAQKKALMQQLFFGEERVFGESWSEVSIGELGEISGAGVDKKTKADEKSVRLLNYLDVLNKDYIFDKDLDHWVTAPDRQIASCDIQKGDIFFTPSSETRSDIAHSAVATENICGSVYSYHVVRLRLHELWDLNFSAYAFKSPHFFRQAYQLCEGSGQRYVLSQRYFRQMTVHVPSIQTQRTIGIILRTMDEEIAKFKAIATVLHQEKKALMQQLLTGNRRVKMESTK
- a CDS encoding type I restriction-modification system subunit M, whose product is MEDFIDQEEINQVVWGACDSFRGIVDPSIYKDYILTMLFVKYISDVWKDHYTKYKEEHGEHPEFIEELMKNERFVLPEDASFYALYEHRYEPGNGERIDKALHAIEEANIHKLRDVFQDISFNSTRLGDEAQKNDILRHVLEDFERPELDLSPSRIGNLDVIGNAYEFLIRNFAATGGKKAGEFYTPPEVSELIAELIAPKEGDEICDPACGSGSLLIKCGLQVQKTSDISHKHYSLYGQEAIGSTWALAKMNMFLHGEDNHRIEWGDTIRNPKLLGDENGLKLFDVVVANPPFSLDKWGREKAEEDRFGRFRRGLPPKTRGDYAFVLHMIETLKPRTGRMGIVVPHGVLFRGASEGKIRKRLIEENLLDIVIGLPEKLFYGTGIPAAILVFRCNKPNTDVLFVEASREYKDGKNQNQLTEENIKKIVVTCHNREHLDKYAYLATVDEIRGNDYNLNIPRYVNTFEEEEEIDLMTVKKEREKLKAQLAKLEIEMEGYLKELGYE